CGGGAGCGAACGAAGGCCCGGCGCGTGTCTCGCCCAGAAGGCATGCTCTTCGAGCCGCGGCTTCTCCCACGGCGGGTTCCCCACGATCGCATCGAACCCCGGCCTCTCGCGGAGAAAAACCTCGGGGAACGCGATCGGAAAATGAAACGCGTGGAGCCCTTCGAGGCGCTCCCTCGCGGCCTCGTGCTCCTTCGACCCCGCGATCGTCCCGCGCATCTCTCTCCATCTCGTCATGTCGAGATCGAGAGGACGTTTCTCGATGCGCGCGGCGGTCACGATATCGAAGAGGGCCGCGGTCGGCGCGACCGCCCTCTCCGCCTCCGCGGCGGCCTTCCGCGCGCGGGCGAGATCGGCGGGGCTGGCGTCGGCGATCTTCGCGAGACGCTCGAGCGGGGCGCGCGCCTCGCCAAGAAGGAATTGAGCGTCGAACTGGAAGAACGTGTGGAGCGAACCCGCGATCTCCTCGAGCCTCCCGATCCCTACGAGCGAGTTCCCCACGACGAGGCTGTGATCGAGGAGCGAAAGAGGAAGCCCCGGCACGAAGGTGTGGATCCAGATCGAGAGGCGCGCGAGCTGGACTGCGGTGGGGTTCAAGTCCACGCCGTAGACGCACCGCCTCGCGATGAGCCGCCGGAGGAGCTGCGTGTCCTCGATCTCCACCTGGTCGGCGAGCGTTCCGAGGGCTTCGACCGCGGCTCCGCGAAGCTCCGCGAGCTCCGCCGCGACGGCGGGGAGACGCCTTTGCATGAGATACCCCGTGAGCGCCCTCTCGATCCGATCGACCGCCGCGACGAGGAAGTGCCCCGAGCCCATCGCGAGGTCCGCGAGGCGAAAGTCGAAGAAGCGACTCCCCGCCTCGTCGCCGGAGAGGGCGTCGAGACGCGCGAGGTGCTCCCGGAGCGCCGGCTCGAGCGCGCGGTCGAGAAGATGCTCGACGGCGAAATGTTTCGTGAAGAAAGAACCGGTCGACTTCCGCGCTCCCGAGGCGTCGTGGAGATACACGGTGCCGCGCGCGACGGCCGCCTCTTCGTTCTTCTTGCACGGCCTGTACGCGCCGCTCTTGTCGATCGCGAGGTCGGTCTCCGCGACCGAGAGCTCGCTCTCGAGGAGCCCTTCGTAGATCGTTCCGAACTCGCGCACCCCGAGGCTCCGAAAATCGACGGGACCGAGCCCCTCCGCCCCCTCGACGAGCAGGAGATCGGAGAGGGCCGGACCGAAGATCGTGTTCGGGAGCGTGATCTCCGCGAGGAGCGCGCCCGATGCGGAGACCTCGCGTTCCTCGGAGAAGAGGCCTCCGTCGTAGGCCGGGACCCCCCACTCGCGGTTCCCGCGATCGACCGCGCGGAAGAGGCGTGCGACCTCGTCCCAAAGCGTGTCCCCCTCGTCGAAGGGAGCGCCGGCGCGCGCGAGATCTGCCAGCTCCTGCGCCTTCGTCTTCAGCGAGCGGCGCTGGTAGAGACCGTTCCATCGGTACGGGAGAAGATCCTTGTCCTCGGCGTAGGCGATGAAGAGGAGCCGGAAGAGGAGGGCGAGTGCCATCTCGTAGGTATCGGCGAGGTCGCCCGCGGTCGGGCTCTTCAGGCCGCGCGCCGCGACGATCCCCTGGGCGAGGCGCGGGACGACCTTCTCGTAGACGCGCTCGCGGAGGCGCTCGGCGAGATCTCCCGCGAAGCGCCCCGACGCATCGAGAATCTGCTCCAGAGTTCCGCCGGAAACAAGCGCCTCGGCCGAGCAGAGGAGCCAGAGATAGGCGGCGTCCGAATCGGGGAGGAGCCCGGCGTGACACTCGATGAAGGTCTCCGTGCGGCCGCGGCGTCCGACTCCGAGCCCGGGGCGGACCGGATGAACGCGGAGCTTCGCTCCGTGCTGGACGACGACCCAGGGGAGACCCTCGCGATCGGCGACGGCGAGGGCGTAACTGATCGGAGAGAGCCCCGAGAAGCGCTCGGCGGAAAGATCGGGGGATTCGTCACGCGCGAGGAGAACCGCGATCGCGACCTTCCGATCACCCGCTCGGAGGATCGAGGTCGCGCCGTCGCACGATTCGATCGCGAAGCCGAGCGCGGAGAGAAGGGCTTTGCCGCGCTTCGCGAGCGCCGCGCGCGCCTTGCGCGACGCGTCCTCCCAATCGGCGCGACGCCGCGCCCCGCGCCGGAGCTCATGCGTGGCGAGGAAGCCCTCGTTGCGGAGGCCGGCGAGGTCGGCTTCGAGCGAGGGGAGCGCATCGCGGAGAGCCCTGAGAGCGGCGTGCCGATCGGGCTGCTCGAGCGCCTCGCGGCAGATCCGCTCGACCTGGCCACGGTCGAGGTCGAGGTAGGCCGGGGGGTCGCCGCCCGCGGGACCGCAGAGGGAGGCGCGCGCGCCGTGTAGAACGACGAAGAGGAGGGGCGCTGCGCGACCCGCGTTTCTCGCCTTCCATGCGGAACGGAGAGCCGCGGCGTTCGGAGACTCCGCGCTCGTCGCGACGAGCACCTCGATTTGCGGAGCGGAGCCGCTTCCGAGCGCAAGGCCGACCGCGTGGAAGGGGGCGCCCGAGGGGAGCGCCACCCGGCGAAGCTCGAGAGGAGAAAGAAAACCGAGCGCAGAACTCCCGCTCTTACTCCGGCTCTCTTCGATCGTCATCGTCTCACCCCATCTTCTCGGGCTCTCACTCCGGCGGTTTCTTCCGCGGGCGTCCCCTTCCCCTCTTTCCCGCTACGGCGACCGCCGGCGAGATCCGATGCTTCATACAGAAATAAAACGAAAGCAGCTTCTCCAAGAACTCGTCGGCGCGACCGGAGCGATCGTTGTGCGCGATCGTCTCCTTCCCGATCATGAGAGTTGCGTACGCGAGCTTCGCCTCGTCCGAGCCGGCCATCTCGCGCGCGTAGTCCGGGTTCGTATCGTTCACCTGGATTCGGCCCCCGGCGAACCGGCTGTGGAGCGAAGGCCCGGACTCGAAGGGGACCTCCTCGTAGTTTACGCGGAAGCCGGTCGGACTCTTCCGGTCGCCCGGTTCACGAGAGCGCTCTCCGGTCGGCTCTCGGGGGAGCCCTTCGCCGCTCGGCCCCGCGGCGGGAAGCTCAGCCGGAGCGTTGTCCTTCTCCGCCGGGGCCTTCCGCTCCCGAGCGAGACCGCGGAGCAGCTCCAAGTCGCGAAAGTCCTCCGCGTCGAGGATCTCGCGCGCGAGCCGAAGCGCCTCTCTCTGGATTTCCGAGATCTCCCGCTCCCTCGCCTCCTCCCTCAGCCGACCGACCTCCGCCTCGATCTGCGGAATCTGCTTATCGAGAAACGCGAGAAAGGTGATCCAGTCCGCGCCCTCCTCAAAGCCGGTCCGCGCCGGGAGCGGTTCCAAGAAGTCGGCTTCGATGGTTCCGCCGACATATCCACTCGCGAGCACGCTCTCCTCGAGCCCGTACGCCTCGAGCCGCTTGATGTCCTCGACGACCTCGACCCCCGCGTGACGAATCCCGACGACGCCCTTCCCCGATGGATCGAAGTGAAGCCGGAGACGGACTTCTTTGGCGGGATCCCACGGGATCCGCGAGACGGCGAGATTCTCCGCCAAGCGCGGGAGATCGATTCTCGGCGGCTCGGCGTTCGCGACTCGATCGCCGCATTTCACTTCGACGGCCAACGTTCCGTTTCGGAGGAAGCCATCGAACTTCTCGCCGATCAGCTTCGCGAGCTTGTCGACGCTGAGGGGGCCGCGCGAGCGTGTCGGATCGAGCTTGAGCTCCGAGATCACGATGCGAATCCCGGGATTCTCGAGAGACTCTCTCTTCGGAGCCGAGTCGAACTTCGCGTCGTCCCCGCCTTCCGAAAGAATCACGCGAACCGTGTCTTCGACGCTCGTCTTCTTGGAATAGAACGTGCACTTTCGCCCGATTTGTTGAAAGCTAAACATCCCGATGCCGAGCCGGCCGATCTGAGCGACGTCGCTCTGTTTCTTGGCGGAATCGGCCACTCGTTGGAGGGCCGCTTCGAACTCCCGCCGATCCATCCCGTACGGATACTCGATGACGACCTGGCGTTTCTCAAGAACGATTCGCACGCGGCACGGCTCGGTCGCACTCCCGGCCAGCCGGGCCTTTGCGTGTTCGTCCACCGCGTTGCTGACATGCTCCTTCAGGGCATCGGCGGGGTTGCGGTAGAGAGTCCCAAGCCACCGAAGGGCGTTCCCCACGTCGATTTGGATCGGGACCCGTCTTGTCATCCCCACGACCTCGCTTCACGGACGGTTGGGCGGGCTTCCAGAGGATTCTAGCCTCGCTCGACCCAGAGGGCAATGCGCAAGGCATGACGCGTGATTCTTTCATCCGCAGACGACCGGGTCGCCTGGTACGGCGGCTTGGTCTATCATGGGGAGGTGAGGATTCGGATACGGGGGGACCGCATGCGCGTCGCGATCACCGGATCGACCGGACTCATCGGAGCGGCGCTCATCCGCGCGCTGACGGCGGATGGACACGCGGTCCTCCGGCTCGTCCGGCGCGCGCCGCGCGCCGGGGAAGCGGAGGCCGCGTGGAACCCTTCCGCGGGAACGATCGACCGCGCGGCGATCGAGGGGACGGACGCCGTCGTTCACCTCGCCGGCGAGAACATCGCCTCGGGCAGGTGGACTCCGAAAAGGAAGCGCGCGATCCTCGAGAGCCGAACGGTCGGAACGCGACTCCTCGCGGAGTTGCTCGCCTCCCTCGATCGAAAGCCGCGGGTCCTCGTCTCCGTTTCAGGTATCAATTATTATGGGGACCGCGGGAACGAGATCCTCACGGAGGAGAGCGCCGCCGGGACCGGGTTCCTCGCCCGCGTATGCATCGAGTGGGAACGCGCGGCCGATCCGGCGCGCGAGGCGGGAATCCGCGTCGTCCACCCGCGCCTCGGGCTCGTTCTCTCCTCCGAGGGGGGCGCGCTCCCAAAGATGCTTCCGATCTTTCGCCTCGGTCTCGGCGGGCGGATCGGCAACGGCCGCCAGTACATGAGCGCGATCTCGATCGAGGATCTCGTCCGCGCGATCGCGCATCTGATCGACGACGACCGTCTCGCCGGCCCGGTCAACCTCGTGATGCCGTCCCCCCTCACGAACGCCGACTTCGCCGCGATGCTCGGGAGAGTTCTCCGGAGACCGGCGGTCCTTCCCGTTCCCTCCGTGGTCGTCTCGATCCTCTTCGGGGAGATGGGCCGCGAAACGCTCCTCGGAAGCCTTCGGGTCGTGCCCGCGAAGCTCGAGCGGGCGGGCTTCCGGTTCCTGCACGCGGGCCTCGAATCGGCGCTCCGAGCGGCATGCCGGCGATAGTTCCCTCTCCCGTTCCCCGTCCTCTTGCCCCTGCACGCTCTCCCGCTCACCATCGGTGGGATCGAGCGACCCTTACCGGCCGGCCCTTGACAGTTTCCCGTTGCCGTCCTATGTTGTGAGTAAACGCTCACTCGACTTCCGCCAGTTGGAAAAGCCTCTTATAAAACAAGGAGTTGCCGCCATGAGCGAGCTGATCAACAACCGAGAGAAGCGAATCGAGACCCTCAAGGAGATCATTCGAAGCCTCCACGAGGGAGCCGACCCGGAGAGCGTCAAGGGGCGCCTCAAGAATATCGTCCGGCAGACGACCGGATCGGAAATCGTGGAGATGGAGAGCCGGCTGATCGCGGACGGCATGAGCCCCGACGAGGTGAAGGGGATGTGCGACCTTCACTCGGCCGTGCTCCGCGAGCTCATGGGGGAGCAGGCGGCGCCGTCCACTCCTCCGGGGCATCCGATCGACACGTTCGTCCGGGAGAACCAAGCAATCCGCAAGGCGACCGGACGGCTTCGCGAGATGCTCCGCGAGGCGGAAGATCCTTCGCCCCTCAAGGGAGCCGGTCCGTCGATCGCGGATTGGCGGCTCGCCGCTCGCGATCTCTTCGACATCGTGAAGCACTACGACCGGAAGGAGAACCTCCTCTTCTCGCATCTCGAGAAGCACGGCATCACGGGTCCCTCCAAGGTGATGTGGGCGAAGGACGACGATGTCCGCAAGATGATCCGCGCGCTGAACGACGCGCTCGCCGAGGAAGGGCTTACCCCCGACGAGTGGAGGAAGAGCGCGCGCGATTTCGTCCTGCCGACCGCCGCAGCGATCGAGGAGATGATCTTCAAGGAGGAGAACATCCTCTTTCCGACGAGCCTCGAGGCGCTCACCGCGGAAGAGTGGGGCGAGATCTATCGCGACACGCCCCGCTACGGTTACTGCCTGATCGAGCCGGGGACGGAGTACCGCCCGCCGCGAGCGGAACTCGCCGCGTACGCGGGCACGCTTCCTCCGGGCGGCGCGGTCGTCTTTCCGAGCGGAGCGCTCACCGAGGAACAGATGCTCGCGCTCTTCACCGTCTTCCCGGTGGATGTCACCTTCGTCGACGCGGAGGATCGCGTCGCCTTCTTCTCCGAGGGTCCCGATCGCGTCTTCGCCCGTACGCGCTCCATCATCGGCCGCAAGGTCCAGAACTGCCATCCGCCCTCGAGCGTGCACATCGTGGAGAGGATCCTCTCCGATTTTCGCTCCGGCGCAGAGAGCCTCGCGGAGTTCTGGATTCAGCTTCACGGGAAGTTCGTTCACATTCGATATTTCGCCGTGCGCGACCCGGAGGGGAAGTACCTTGGAACGCTCGAGGTCACGCAGGACGCGACCCGCATTCGCTCGCTCGAAGGGGAGCGTCGCCTTCTCGAGTACGAGAACGCATGAGCCACTCGTAGG
This is a stretch of genomic DNA from Candidatus Eisenbacteria bacterium. It encodes these proteins:
- a CDS encoding DUF438 domain-containing protein, with product MSELINNREKRIETLKEIIRSLHEGADPESVKGRLKNIVRQTTGSEIVEMESRLIADGMSPDEVKGMCDLHSAVLRELMGEQAAPSTPPGHPIDTFVRENQAIRKATGRLREMLREAEDPSPLKGAGPSIADWRLAARDLFDIVKHYDRKENLLFSHLEKHGITGPSKVMWAKDDDVRKMIRALNDALAEEGLTPDEWRKSARDFVLPTAAAIEEMIFKEENILFPTSLEALTAEEWGEIYRDTPRYGYCLIEPGTEYRPPRAELAAYAGTLPPGGAVVFPSGALTEEQMLALFTVFPVDVTFVDAEDRVAFFSEGPDRVFARTRSIIGRKVQNCHPPSSVHIVERILSDFRSGAESLAEFWIQLHGKFVHIRYFAVRDPEGKYLGTLEVTQDATRIRSLEGERRLLEYENA
- a CDS encoding TIGR01777 family oxidoreductase, which produces MRVAITGSTGLIGAALIRALTADGHAVLRLVRRAPRAGEAEAAWNPSAGTIDRAAIEGTDAVVHLAGENIASGRWTPKRKRAILESRTVGTRLLAELLASLDRKPRVLVSVSGINYYGDRGNEILTEESAAGTGFLARVCIEWERAADPAREAGIRVVHPRLGLVLSSEGGALPKMLPIFRLGLGGRIGNGRQYMSAISIEDLVRAIAHLIDDDRLAGPVNLVMPSPLTNADFAAMLGRVLRRPAVLPVPSVVVSILFGEMGRETLLGSLRVVPAKLERAGFRFLHAGLESALRAACRR
- a CDS encoding ATP-binding protein: MTRRVPIQIDVGNALRWLGTLYRNPADALKEHVSNAVDEHAKARLAGSATEPCRVRIVLEKRQVVIEYPYGMDRREFEAALQRVADSAKKQSDVAQIGRLGIGMFSFQQIGRKCTFYSKKTSVEDTVRVILSEGGDDAKFDSAPKRESLENPGIRIVISELKLDPTRSRGPLSVDKLAKLIGEKFDGFLRNGTLAVEVKCGDRVANAEPPRIDLPRLAENLAVSRIPWDPAKEVRLRLHFDPSGKGVVGIRHAGVEVVEDIKRLEAYGLEESVLASGYVGGTIEADFLEPLPARTGFEEGADWITFLAFLDKQIPQIEAEVGRLREEAREREISEIQREALRLAREILDAEDFRDLELLRGLARERKAPAEKDNAPAELPAAGPSGEGLPREPTGERSREPGDRKSPTGFRVNYEEVPFESGPSLHSRFAGGRIQVNDTNPDYAREMAGSDEAKLAYATLMIGKETIAHNDRSGRADEFLEKLLSFYFCMKHRISPAVAVAGKRGRGRPRKKPPE